A genomic region of Macaca mulatta isolate MMU2019108-1 chromosome 5, T2T-MMU8v2.0, whole genome shotgun sequence contains the following coding sequences:
- the DGKQ gene encoding diacylglycerol kinase theta isoform X3: MAAAAEPGARAWLGGGSPRPGSPACSPVLGAGGRARPGPGPGPGPGPGPERAGARAPGSVAGPGHSFRKVTLTKPTFCHLCSDFIWGLAGFLCDVCNFMSHEKCLKLVRIPCTSVAPSLVRVPVAHCFGPRGLHKRKFCAVCRKVLEAPALHCEVCELHLHPDCVPFACSDCRQCHQDGHQDHDTHHHHWREGNLPSGARCEVCRKTCGSSDVLAGVRCEWCGVQAHSVCSAVLAPECGFGRLRSLVLPPACVRLLPGGFSKTQSFRIAEAVEPGEGGDGADGSAAVGPGRETPATPESGKQTLKIFDGDDAVRRSQFRLITVSRLASAEEVLEAALRVHHIPEDPGHLELCPLPPSLKACDTWAGGKAGSAVISEEGRSPGSGEATPEAWVIRALPRAQEVLKIYPGWLKVGVAYVSVRVTPKSTARSVVLEVLPLLGRQAEGPESFQLVEVAMGCRQVQRTALMDEQPLLDRLQDIRQMSVRQPAFAATVVSVSHVYSSQGAVVLDVTCFSEAERLYVLLKDMAVRGRLLTALVLPDLLHAKLPPDSCPLLVFVNPKSGGLKGRDLLCSFRKLLNPHQVFDLTNGGPLPGLHLFSQVPCFRVLVCGGDGTVGWVLGALEETRYRLACPEPSVAILPLGTGNDLGRVLRWGAGYSGEDPLSVLLSVDEADAVLMDRWTILLDAHDTASAENGTADAEPPKIVQMSNYCGIGIDAELSLDFHQAREEEPGKFTSRLHNKGVYVRVGLQKISHSRSLHKQIRLQVERQEVELPSIEGLIFINIPSWGSGADLWGSDSDTRFEKPRMDDGLLEVVGVTGVVHMGQVQGGLRSGIRIAQGSYFRVTLLKATPVQVDGEPWVQAPGHMIISAAGPKVHMLRKAKQKPRRAGTTRDARADAPAPEGDPR; the protein is encoded by the exons ATGGCGGCGGCGGCCGAGCCCGGGGCCCGTGCCTGGCTGGGCGGCGGCTCCCCGCGCCCCGGCAGCCCGGCCTGCAGCCCCGTGCTGGGCGCAGGAGGCCGCGCGCGCCCGGGGCCGGGACccgggccggggccggggccggggccggagCGGGCGGGCGCCAGAGCCCCGGGCTCCGTTGCCGGGCCGGGACACAGCTTCCGGAAGGTGACGCTCACCAAGCCCACCTTCTGCCACCTCTGCTCCGACTTCATCTGGGGGCTGGCCGGCTTCCTGTGCGACG TCTGCAATTTCATGTCCCATGAGAAGTGCCTGAAGCTCGTGAGGATCCCGTGCACGAGTGTGGCGCCCAGCCTGGTCCGG GTTCCCGTGGCCCACTGCTTCGGCCCCCGGGGGCTCCACAAGCGCAAGTTCTGTGCTGTCTGCCGCAAAGTCCTGGAGGCGCCTGCACTCCACTGCGAAG TGTGTGAGCTGCACCTCCACCCAGACTGTGTGCCCTTCGCCTGCAGTGACTGCCGCCAGTGCCACCAGGATGGGCACCAGGATCAC GACACCCATCACCACCACTGGCGGGAGGGGAACCTGCCCTCAGGAGCGCGCTGCGAGGTCTGCAGGAAGACGTGCGGCTCCTCTGACGTGCTGGCCGGAGTGCGCTGCGAGTGGTGCGGGGTCCAG GCGCACTCCGTCTGCTCCGCGGTGCTGGCTCCCGAGTGCGGCTTCGGGCGTCTGCGCTCCCTGGTCCTGCCCCCGGCATGCGTGCGCCTCCTGCCCGGTGGCTTCAGCAAGACGCAGAGCTTCCGCATCGCGGAGGCGGTGGAGCCGG GCGAGGGAGGCGATGGCGCGGACGGGAGCGCTGCCGTGGGTCCAGGCAGAGAGACACCGGCGACTCCGGAGTCCG GGAAGCAAACGCTGAAAATCTTTGATGGTGACGACGCGGTGAGGAGAAGCCAGTTCCGCCTCATCACGGTGTCCCGCCTGGCCAGTGCCGAGGAGGTGCTG GAGGCCGCGCTTCGGGTCCACCACATCCCCGAGGACCCTGGCCACCTGGAGCTGTGCCCGCTGCCCCCTTCCTTGAAGGCCTGTGACACCTGGGCTGGGGGCAAGGCTGGGAGTGCTGTGATTTCGGAGGAGGGCAGAAGCCCTGGGTCTGGCGAGGCCACACCAGAGGCCTGGGTCATCCGGGCTCTGCCGCGGGCCCAGGAGGTCCTGAAGATCTACCCTGGCTGGCTCAA GGTGGGCGTGGCCTATGTATCCGTGCGAGTGACCCCGAAGAGCACGGCCCGCTCCGTGGTGCTGGAGGTCCTGCCACTGCTCGGCCGCCAG GCCGAGGGTCCTGAGAGCTTCCAGCTGGTGGAGGTGGCGATGGGCTGCAGGCAGG TCCAGCGGACAGCGCTGATGGACGAACAGCCGTTGCTGGACCGGCTACAGGACATCCGGCAG ATGTCCGTGCGACAG CCCGCCTTTGCAGCCACCGTGGTGTCTGTGAGTCACGTCTACTCCTCCCAAG GCGCAGTAGTGCTGGATGTCACCTGCTTTTCGGAGGCCGAGCGGCTGTACGTGCTGCTCAAGGACATGGCTGTGCGGGGCCGGCTGCTCACTGCACTGGTGCTCCCCGACCTGCTG CACGCGAAACTGCCCCCAGACAGCTGTCCCCTCCTTGTGTTCGTGAACCCCAAGAGTGGAGGCCTCAAGGGCCGAGACCTGCTCTGCAGCTTCCGGAAGCTACTGAACCCTCACCAGGTCTTCGACCTGACCAACGGGGGTCCCCTTCCTGG GCTCCACCTGTTCTCCCAGGTGCCCTGCTTCCGGGTGCTGGTGTGCGGTGGCGACGGCACTGTGGGCTGGGTGCTCGGCGCCCTGGAGGAGACACGGTACCGACTGGCCTGCCCGGAGCCTTCTGTGGCCATCCTGCCCCTGGGCACAG GGAATGACCTTGGCCGAGTCCTCCGCTGGGGGGCAGGCTACAGCGGCGAGGACCCGCTCTCCGTGCTGCTGTCCGTGGACGAGGCCGACGCCGTGCTCATGGACCGCTGGACCATCCTGCTGGACGCCCATGATACTGCCAGTGCAGAGAATGGCACTGCAGACGCAGAGCCCCCCAAG ATCGTGCAGATGAGTAACTACTGTGGCATTGGCATCGATGCGGAGCTGAGCCTGGACTTCCACCAGGCGCGGGAAGAGGAGCCTGGCAAGTTCACAAGCAG GCTGCACAACAAGGGTGTGTACGTGCGGGTGGGGCTGCAGAAGATCAGTCACTCTCGGAGCCTGCACAAGCAGATCCGGCTGCAGGTGGAGCGgcaggaggtggagctgcccagTATCGAAGGCCTGATCTTCATCAACATTCCCAG CTGGGGTTCCGGGGCCGACCTGTGGGGCTCAGACAGCGACACCAGGTTTGAGAAGCCGCGCATGGATGATGGGCTGCTGGAGGTGGTGGGCGTGACGGGCGTCGTGCACATG ggccaggTCCAGGGTGGGCTGCGCTCCGGGATCCGGATTGCCCAGGGTTCCTACTTCCGGGTCACACTCCTCAAGGCCACCCCGGTGCAGGTGGACGGGGAGCCCTGGGTCCAGGCCCCGGGGCACATGATCATCTCAGCTGCTGGCCCTAAG GTCCACATGCTGAGGAAGGCCAAGCAGAAGCCGAGGAGAGCCGGGACCACCAGGGACGCCCGGGCGGATGCGCCTGCCCCTGAGGGCGATCCTAGGTAG
- the DGKQ gene encoding diacylglycerol kinase theta isoform X4, with protein sequence MSHEKCLKLVRIPCTSVAPSLVRVPVAHCFGPRGLHKRKFCAVCRKVLEAPALHCEVCELHLHPDCVPFACSDCRQCHQDGHQDHDTHHHHWREGNLPSGARCEVCRKTCGSSDVLAGVRCEWCGVQAHSVCSAVLAPECGFGRLRSLVLPPACVRLLPGGFSKTQSFRIAEAVEPGEGGDGADGSAAVGPGRETPATPESGKQTLKIFDGDDAVRRSQFRLITVSRLASAEEVLEAALRVHHIPEDPGHLELCPLPPSLKACDTWAGGKAGSAVISEEGRSPGSGEATPEAWVIRALPRAQEVLKIYPGWLKVGVAYVSVRVTPKSTARSVVLEVLPLLGRQAEGPESFQLVEVAMGCRQVQRTALMDEQPLLDRLQDIRQMSVRQVSQTRFYVAESGDVAPHVSLFVGGLPPGLSPEEYSSLLHEAVATKATVVSVSHVYSSQGAVVLDVTCFSEAERLYVLLKDMAVRGRLLTALVLPDLLHAKLPPDSCPLLVFVNPKSGGLKGRDLLCSFRKLLNPHQVFDLTNGGPLPGLHLFSQVPCFRVLVCGGDGTVGWVLGALEETRYRLACPEPSVAILPLGTGNDLGRVLRWGAGYSGEDPLSVLLSVDEADAVLMDRWTILLDAHDTASAENGTADAEPPKIVQMSNYCGIGIDAELSLDFHQAREEEPGKFTSRLHNKGVYVRVGLQKISHSRSLHKQIRLQVERQEVELPSIEGLIFINIPSWGSGADLWGSDSDTRFEKPRMDDGLLEVVGVTGVVHMGQVQGGLRSGIRIAQGSYFRVTLLKATPVQVDGEPWVQAPGHMIISAAGPKVHMLRKAKQKPRRAGTTRDARADAPAPEGDPR encoded by the exons ATGTCCCATGAGAAGTGCCTGAAGCTCGTGAGGATCCCGTGCACGAGTGTGGCGCCCAGCCTGGTCCGG GTTCCCGTGGCCCACTGCTTCGGCCCCCGGGGGCTCCACAAGCGCAAGTTCTGTGCTGTCTGCCGCAAAGTCCTGGAGGCGCCTGCACTCCACTGCGAAG TGTGTGAGCTGCACCTCCACCCAGACTGTGTGCCCTTCGCCTGCAGTGACTGCCGCCAGTGCCACCAGGATGGGCACCAGGATCAC GACACCCATCACCACCACTGGCGGGAGGGGAACCTGCCCTCAGGAGCGCGCTGCGAGGTCTGCAGGAAGACGTGCGGCTCCTCTGACGTGCTGGCCGGAGTGCGCTGCGAGTGGTGCGGGGTCCAG GCGCACTCCGTCTGCTCCGCGGTGCTGGCTCCCGAGTGCGGCTTCGGGCGTCTGCGCTCCCTGGTCCTGCCCCCGGCATGCGTGCGCCTCCTGCCCGGTGGCTTCAGCAAGACGCAGAGCTTCCGCATCGCGGAGGCGGTGGAGCCGG GCGAGGGAGGCGATGGCGCGGACGGGAGCGCTGCCGTGGGTCCAGGCAGAGAGACACCGGCGACTCCGGAGTCCG GGAAGCAAACGCTGAAAATCTTTGATGGTGACGACGCGGTGAGGAGAAGCCAGTTCCGCCTCATCACGGTGTCCCGCCTGGCCAGTGCCGAGGAGGTGCTG GAGGCCGCGCTTCGGGTCCACCACATCCCCGAGGACCCTGGCCACCTGGAGCTGTGCCCGCTGCCCCCTTCCTTGAAGGCCTGTGACACCTGGGCTGGGGGCAAGGCTGGGAGTGCTGTGATTTCGGAGGAGGGCAGAAGCCCTGGGTCTGGCGAGGCCACACCAGAGGCCTGGGTCATCCGGGCTCTGCCGCGGGCCCAGGAGGTCCTGAAGATCTACCCTGGCTGGCTCAA GGTGGGCGTGGCCTATGTATCCGTGCGAGTGACCCCGAAGAGCACGGCCCGCTCCGTGGTGCTGGAGGTCCTGCCACTGCTCGGCCGCCAG GCCGAGGGTCCTGAGAGCTTCCAGCTGGTGGAGGTGGCGATGGGCTGCAGGCAGG TCCAGCGGACAGCGCTGATGGACGAACAGCCGTTGCTGGACCGGCTACAGGACATCCGGCAG ATGTCCGTGCGACAGGTGAGCCAGACGCGGTTCTACGTGGCAGAGAGCGGGGATGTAGCCCCGCACGTCTCACTGTTTGTTGGCGGCCTGCCTCCCGGCCTGTCCCCCGAGGAGTACAGCAGCCTGCTGCATGAGGCCGTGGCTACCAAAG CCACCGTGGTGTCTGTGAGTCACGTCTACTCCTCCCAAG GCGCAGTAGTGCTGGATGTCACCTGCTTTTCGGAGGCCGAGCGGCTGTACGTGCTGCTCAAGGACATGGCTGTGCGGGGCCGGCTGCTCACTGCACTGGTGCTCCCCGACCTGCTG CACGCGAAACTGCCCCCAGACAGCTGTCCCCTCCTTGTGTTCGTGAACCCCAAGAGTGGAGGCCTCAAGGGCCGAGACCTGCTCTGCAGCTTCCGGAAGCTACTGAACCCTCACCAGGTCTTCGACCTGACCAACGGGGGTCCCCTTCCTGG GCTCCACCTGTTCTCCCAGGTGCCCTGCTTCCGGGTGCTGGTGTGCGGTGGCGACGGCACTGTGGGCTGGGTGCTCGGCGCCCTGGAGGAGACACGGTACCGACTGGCCTGCCCGGAGCCTTCTGTGGCCATCCTGCCCCTGGGCACAG GGAATGACCTTGGCCGAGTCCTCCGCTGGGGGGCAGGCTACAGCGGCGAGGACCCGCTCTCCGTGCTGCTGTCCGTGGACGAGGCCGACGCCGTGCTCATGGACCGCTGGACCATCCTGCTGGACGCCCATGATACTGCCAGTGCAGAGAATGGCACTGCAGACGCAGAGCCCCCCAAG ATCGTGCAGATGAGTAACTACTGTGGCATTGGCATCGATGCGGAGCTGAGCCTGGACTTCCACCAGGCGCGGGAAGAGGAGCCTGGCAAGTTCACAAGCAG GCTGCACAACAAGGGTGTGTACGTGCGGGTGGGGCTGCAGAAGATCAGTCACTCTCGGAGCCTGCACAAGCAGATCCGGCTGCAGGTGGAGCGgcaggaggtggagctgcccagTATCGAAGGCCTGATCTTCATCAACATTCCCAG CTGGGGTTCCGGGGCCGACCTGTGGGGCTCAGACAGCGACACCAGGTTTGAGAAGCCGCGCATGGATGATGGGCTGCTGGAGGTGGTGGGCGTGACGGGCGTCGTGCACATG ggccaggTCCAGGGTGGGCTGCGCTCCGGGATCCGGATTGCCCAGGGTTCCTACTTCCGGGTCACACTCCTCAAGGCCACCCCGGTGCAGGTGGACGGGGAGCCCTGGGTCCAGGCCCCGGGGCACATGATCATCTCAGCTGCTGGCCCTAAG GTCCACATGCTGAGGAAGGCCAAGCAGAAGCCGAGGAGAGCCGGGACCACCAGGGACGCCCGGGCGGATGCGCCTGCCCCTGAGGGCGATCCTAGGTAG
- the DGKQ gene encoding diacylglycerol kinase theta isoform X1, with protein sequence MAAAAEPGARAWLGGGSPRPGSPACSPVLGAGGRARPGPGPGPGPGPGPERAGARAPGSVAGPGHSFRKVTLTKPTFCHLCSDFIWGLAGFLCDVCNFMSHEKCLKLVRIPCTSVAPSLVRVPVAHCFGPRGLHKRKFCAVCRKVLEAPALHCEVCELHLHPDCVPFACSDCRQCHQDGHQDHDTHHHHWREGNLPSGARCEVCRKTCGSSDVLAGVRCEWCGVQAHSVCSAVLAPECGFGRLRSLVLPPACVRLLPGGFSKTQSFRIAEAVEPGEGGDGADGSAAVGPGRETPATPESGKQTLKIFDGDDAVRRSQFRLITVSRLASAEEVLEAALRVHHIPEDPGHLELCPLPPSLKACDTWAGGKAGSAVISEEGRSPGSGEATPEAWVIRALPRAQEVLKIYPGWLKVGVAYVSVRVTPKSTARSVVLEVLPLLGRQAEGPESFQLVEVAMGCRQVQRTALMDEQPLLDRLQDIRQMSVRQVSQTRFYVAESGDVAPHVSLFVGGLPPGLSPEEYSSLLHEAVATKGVTTVAGRSPESRAPTTGAVVLDVTCFSEAERLYVLLKDMAVRGRLLTALVLPDLLHAKLPPDSCPLLVFVNPKSGGLKGRDLLCSFRKLLNPHQVFDLTNGGPLPGLHLFSQVPCFRVLVCGGDGTVGWVLGALEETRYRLACPEPSVAILPLGTGNDLGRVLRWGAGYSGEDPLSVLLSVDEADAVLMDRWTILLDAHDTASAENGTADAEPPKIVQMSNYCGIGIDAELSLDFHQAREEEPGKFTSRLHNKGVYVRVGLQKISHSRSLHKQIRLQVERQEVELPSIEGLIFINIPSWGSGADLWGSDSDTRFEKPRMDDGLLEVVGVTGVVHMGQVQGGLRSGIRIAQGSYFRVTLLKATPVQVDGEPWVQAPGHMIISAAGPKVHMLRKAKQKPRRAGTTRDARADAPAPEGDPR encoded by the exons ATGGCGGCGGCGGCCGAGCCCGGGGCCCGTGCCTGGCTGGGCGGCGGCTCCCCGCGCCCCGGCAGCCCGGCCTGCAGCCCCGTGCTGGGCGCAGGAGGCCGCGCGCGCCCGGGGCCGGGACccgggccggggccggggccggggccggagCGGGCGGGCGCCAGAGCCCCGGGCTCCGTTGCCGGGCCGGGACACAGCTTCCGGAAGGTGACGCTCACCAAGCCCACCTTCTGCCACCTCTGCTCCGACTTCATCTGGGGGCTGGCCGGCTTCCTGTGCGACG TCTGCAATTTCATGTCCCATGAGAAGTGCCTGAAGCTCGTGAGGATCCCGTGCACGAGTGTGGCGCCCAGCCTGGTCCGG GTTCCCGTGGCCCACTGCTTCGGCCCCCGGGGGCTCCACAAGCGCAAGTTCTGTGCTGTCTGCCGCAAAGTCCTGGAGGCGCCTGCACTCCACTGCGAAG TGTGTGAGCTGCACCTCCACCCAGACTGTGTGCCCTTCGCCTGCAGTGACTGCCGCCAGTGCCACCAGGATGGGCACCAGGATCAC GACACCCATCACCACCACTGGCGGGAGGGGAACCTGCCCTCAGGAGCGCGCTGCGAGGTCTGCAGGAAGACGTGCGGCTCCTCTGACGTGCTGGCCGGAGTGCGCTGCGAGTGGTGCGGGGTCCAG GCGCACTCCGTCTGCTCCGCGGTGCTGGCTCCCGAGTGCGGCTTCGGGCGTCTGCGCTCCCTGGTCCTGCCCCCGGCATGCGTGCGCCTCCTGCCCGGTGGCTTCAGCAAGACGCAGAGCTTCCGCATCGCGGAGGCGGTGGAGCCGG GCGAGGGAGGCGATGGCGCGGACGGGAGCGCTGCCGTGGGTCCAGGCAGAGAGACACCGGCGACTCCGGAGTCCG GGAAGCAAACGCTGAAAATCTTTGATGGTGACGACGCGGTGAGGAGAAGCCAGTTCCGCCTCATCACGGTGTCCCGCCTGGCCAGTGCCGAGGAGGTGCTG GAGGCCGCGCTTCGGGTCCACCACATCCCCGAGGACCCTGGCCACCTGGAGCTGTGCCCGCTGCCCCCTTCCTTGAAGGCCTGTGACACCTGGGCTGGGGGCAAGGCTGGGAGTGCTGTGATTTCGGAGGAGGGCAGAAGCCCTGGGTCTGGCGAGGCCACACCAGAGGCCTGGGTCATCCGGGCTCTGCCGCGGGCCCAGGAGGTCCTGAAGATCTACCCTGGCTGGCTCAA GGTGGGCGTGGCCTATGTATCCGTGCGAGTGACCCCGAAGAGCACGGCCCGCTCCGTGGTGCTGGAGGTCCTGCCACTGCTCGGCCGCCAG GCCGAGGGTCCTGAGAGCTTCCAGCTGGTGGAGGTGGCGATGGGCTGCAGGCAGG TCCAGCGGACAGCGCTGATGGACGAACAGCCGTTGCTGGACCGGCTACAGGACATCCGGCAG ATGTCCGTGCGACAGGTGAGCCAGACGCGGTTCTACGTGGCAGAGAGCGGGGATGTAGCCCCGCACGTCTCACTGTTTGTTGGCGGCCTGCCTCCCGGCCTGTCCCCCGAGGAGTACAGCAGCCTGCTGCATGAGGCCGTGGCTACCAAAGGTGTGACCACCGTGGCTGGCC GCTCCCCTGAGTCCCGGGCCCCTACCACAGGCGCAGTAGTGCTGGATGTCACCTGCTTTTCGGAGGCCGAGCGGCTGTACGTGCTGCTCAAGGACATGGCTGTGCGGGGCCGGCTGCTCACTGCACTGGTGCTCCCCGACCTGCTG CACGCGAAACTGCCCCCAGACAGCTGTCCCCTCCTTGTGTTCGTGAACCCCAAGAGTGGAGGCCTCAAGGGCCGAGACCTGCTCTGCAGCTTCCGGAAGCTACTGAACCCTCACCAGGTCTTCGACCTGACCAACGGGGGTCCCCTTCCTGG GCTCCACCTGTTCTCCCAGGTGCCCTGCTTCCGGGTGCTGGTGTGCGGTGGCGACGGCACTGTGGGCTGGGTGCTCGGCGCCCTGGAGGAGACACGGTACCGACTGGCCTGCCCGGAGCCTTCTGTGGCCATCCTGCCCCTGGGCACAG GGAATGACCTTGGCCGAGTCCTCCGCTGGGGGGCAGGCTACAGCGGCGAGGACCCGCTCTCCGTGCTGCTGTCCGTGGACGAGGCCGACGCCGTGCTCATGGACCGCTGGACCATCCTGCTGGACGCCCATGATACTGCCAGTGCAGAGAATGGCACTGCAGACGCAGAGCCCCCCAAG ATCGTGCAGATGAGTAACTACTGTGGCATTGGCATCGATGCGGAGCTGAGCCTGGACTTCCACCAGGCGCGGGAAGAGGAGCCTGGCAAGTTCACAAGCAG GCTGCACAACAAGGGTGTGTACGTGCGGGTGGGGCTGCAGAAGATCAGTCACTCTCGGAGCCTGCACAAGCAGATCCGGCTGCAGGTGGAGCGgcaggaggtggagctgcccagTATCGAAGGCCTGATCTTCATCAACATTCCCAG CTGGGGTTCCGGGGCCGACCTGTGGGGCTCAGACAGCGACACCAGGTTTGAGAAGCCGCGCATGGATGATGGGCTGCTGGAGGTGGTGGGCGTGACGGGCGTCGTGCACATG ggccaggTCCAGGGTGGGCTGCGCTCCGGGATCCGGATTGCCCAGGGTTCCTACTTCCGGGTCACACTCCTCAAGGCCACCCCGGTGCAGGTGGACGGGGAGCCCTGGGTCCAGGCCCCGGGGCACATGATCATCTCAGCTGCTGGCCCTAAG GTCCACATGCTGAGGAAGGCCAAGCAGAAGCCGAGGAGAGCCGGGACCACCAGGGACGCCCGGGCGGATGCGCCTGCCCCTGAGGGCGATCCTAGGTAG
- the DGKQ gene encoding diacylglycerol kinase theta isoform X2, whose translation MAAAAEPGARAWLGGGSPRPGSPACSPVLGAGGRARPGPGPGPGPGPGPERAGARAPGSVAGPGHSFRKVTLTKPTFCHLCSDFIWGLAGFLCDVCNFMSHEKCLKLVRIPCTSVAPSLVRVPVAHCFGPRGLHKRKFCAVCRKVLEAPALHCEVCELHLHPDCVPFACSDCRQCHQDGHQDHDTHHHHWREGNLPSGARCEVCRKTCGSSDVLAGVRCEWCGVQAHSVCSAVLAPECGFGRLRSLVLPPACVRLLPGGFSKTQSFRIAEAVEPGEGGDGADGSAAVGPGRETPATPESGKQTLKIFDGDDAVRRSQFRLITVSRLASAEEVLEAALRVHHIPEDPGHLELCPLPPSLKACDTWAGGKAGSAVISEEGRSPGSGEATPEAWVIRALPRAQEVLKIYPGWLKVGVAYVSVRVTPKSTARSVVLEVLPLLGRQAEGPESFQLVEVAMGCRQVQRTALMDEQPLLDRLQDIRQMSVRQVSQTRFYVAESGDVAPHVSLFVGGLPPGLSPEEYSSLLHEAVATKATVVSVSHVYSSQGAVVLDVTCFSEAERLYVLLKDMAVRGRLLTALVLPDLLHAKLPPDSCPLLVFVNPKSGGLKGRDLLCSFRKLLNPHQVFDLTNGGPLPGLHLFSQVPCFRVLVCGGDGTVGWVLGALEETRYRLACPEPSVAILPLGTGNDLGRVLRWGAGYSGEDPLSVLLSVDEADAVLMDRWTILLDAHDTASAENGTADAEPPKIVQMSNYCGIGIDAELSLDFHQAREEEPGKFTSRLHNKGVYVRVGLQKISHSRSLHKQIRLQVERQEVELPSIEGLIFINIPSWGSGADLWGSDSDTRFEKPRMDDGLLEVVGVTGVVHMGQVQGGLRSGIRIAQGSYFRVTLLKATPVQVDGEPWVQAPGHMIISAAGPKVHMLRKAKQKPRRAGTTRDARADAPAPEGDPR comes from the exons ATGGCGGCGGCGGCCGAGCCCGGGGCCCGTGCCTGGCTGGGCGGCGGCTCCCCGCGCCCCGGCAGCCCGGCCTGCAGCCCCGTGCTGGGCGCAGGAGGCCGCGCGCGCCCGGGGCCGGGACccgggccggggccggggccggggccggagCGGGCGGGCGCCAGAGCCCCGGGCTCCGTTGCCGGGCCGGGACACAGCTTCCGGAAGGTGACGCTCACCAAGCCCACCTTCTGCCACCTCTGCTCCGACTTCATCTGGGGGCTGGCCGGCTTCCTGTGCGACG TCTGCAATTTCATGTCCCATGAGAAGTGCCTGAAGCTCGTGAGGATCCCGTGCACGAGTGTGGCGCCCAGCCTGGTCCGG GTTCCCGTGGCCCACTGCTTCGGCCCCCGGGGGCTCCACAAGCGCAAGTTCTGTGCTGTCTGCCGCAAAGTCCTGGAGGCGCCTGCACTCCACTGCGAAG TGTGTGAGCTGCACCTCCACCCAGACTGTGTGCCCTTCGCCTGCAGTGACTGCCGCCAGTGCCACCAGGATGGGCACCAGGATCAC GACACCCATCACCACCACTGGCGGGAGGGGAACCTGCCCTCAGGAGCGCGCTGCGAGGTCTGCAGGAAGACGTGCGGCTCCTCTGACGTGCTGGCCGGAGTGCGCTGCGAGTGGTGCGGGGTCCAG GCGCACTCCGTCTGCTCCGCGGTGCTGGCTCCCGAGTGCGGCTTCGGGCGTCTGCGCTCCCTGGTCCTGCCCCCGGCATGCGTGCGCCTCCTGCCCGGTGGCTTCAGCAAGACGCAGAGCTTCCGCATCGCGGAGGCGGTGGAGCCGG GCGAGGGAGGCGATGGCGCGGACGGGAGCGCTGCCGTGGGTCCAGGCAGAGAGACACCGGCGACTCCGGAGTCCG GGAAGCAAACGCTGAAAATCTTTGATGGTGACGACGCGGTGAGGAGAAGCCAGTTCCGCCTCATCACGGTGTCCCGCCTGGCCAGTGCCGAGGAGGTGCTG GAGGCCGCGCTTCGGGTCCACCACATCCCCGAGGACCCTGGCCACCTGGAGCTGTGCCCGCTGCCCCCTTCCTTGAAGGCCTGTGACACCTGGGCTGGGGGCAAGGCTGGGAGTGCTGTGATTTCGGAGGAGGGCAGAAGCCCTGGGTCTGGCGAGGCCACACCAGAGGCCTGGGTCATCCGGGCTCTGCCGCGGGCCCAGGAGGTCCTGAAGATCTACCCTGGCTGGCTCAA GGTGGGCGTGGCCTATGTATCCGTGCGAGTGACCCCGAAGAGCACGGCCCGCTCCGTGGTGCTGGAGGTCCTGCCACTGCTCGGCCGCCAG GCCGAGGGTCCTGAGAGCTTCCAGCTGGTGGAGGTGGCGATGGGCTGCAGGCAGG TCCAGCGGACAGCGCTGATGGACGAACAGCCGTTGCTGGACCGGCTACAGGACATCCGGCAG ATGTCCGTGCGACAGGTGAGCCAGACGCGGTTCTACGTGGCAGAGAGCGGGGATGTAGCCCCGCACGTCTCACTGTTTGTTGGCGGCCTGCCTCCCGGCCTGTCCCCCGAGGAGTACAGCAGCCTGCTGCATGAGGCCGTGGCTACCAAAG CCACCGTGGTGTCTGTGAGTCACGTCTACTCCTCCCAAG GCGCAGTAGTGCTGGATGTCACCTGCTTTTCGGAGGCCGAGCGGCTGTACGTGCTGCTCAAGGACATGGCTGTGCGGGGCCGGCTGCTCACTGCACTGGTGCTCCCCGACCTGCTG CACGCGAAACTGCCCCCAGACAGCTGTCCCCTCCTTGTGTTCGTGAACCCCAAGAGTGGAGGCCTCAAGGGCCGAGACCTGCTCTGCAGCTTCCGGAAGCTACTGAACCCTCACCAGGTCTTCGACCTGACCAACGGGGGTCCCCTTCCTGG GCTCCACCTGTTCTCCCAGGTGCCCTGCTTCCGGGTGCTGGTGTGCGGTGGCGACGGCACTGTGGGCTGGGTGCTCGGCGCCCTGGAGGAGACACGGTACCGACTGGCCTGCCCGGAGCCTTCTGTGGCCATCCTGCCCCTGGGCACAG GGAATGACCTTGGCCGAGTCCTCCGCTGGGGGGCAGGCTACAGCGGCGAGGACCCGCTCTCCGTGCTGCTGTCCGTGGACGAGGCCGACGCCGTGCTCATGGACCGCTGGACCATCCTGCTGGACGCCCATGATACTGCCAGTGCAGAGAATGGCACTGCAGACGCAGAGCCCCCCAAG ATCGTGCAGATGAGTAACTACTGTGGCATTGGCATCGATGCGGAGCTGAGCCTGGACTTCCACCAGGCGCGGGAAGAGGAGCCTGGCAAGTTCACAAGCAG GCTGCACAACAAGGGTGTGTACGTGCGGGTGGGGCTGCAGAAGATCAGTCACTCTCGGAGCCTGCACAAGCAGATCCGGCTGCAGGTGGAGCGgcaggaggtggagctgcccagTATCGAAGGCCTGATCTTCATCAACATTCCCAG CTGGGGTTCCGGGGCCGACCTGTGGGGCTCAGACAGCGACACCAGGTTTGAGAAGCCGCGCATGGATGATGGGCTGCTGGAGGTGGTGGGCGTGACGGGCGTCGTGCACATG ggccaggTCCAGGGTGGGCTGCGCTCCGGGATCCGGATTGCCCAGGGTTCCTACTTCCGGGTCACACTCCTCAAGGCCACCCCGGTGCAGGTGGACGGGGAGCCCTGGGTCCAGGCCCCGGGGCACATGATCATCTCAGCTGCTGGCCCTAAG GTCCACATGCTGAGGAAGGCCAAGCAGAAGCCGAGGAGAGCCGGGACCACCAGGGACGCCCGGGCGGATGCGCCTGCCCCTGAGGGCGATCCTAGGTAG